In Oreochromis aureus strain Israel breed Guangdong linkage group 15, ZZ_aureus, whole genome shotgun sequence, a single genomic region encodes these proteins:
- the fbxo16 gene encoding F-box only protein 16 isoform X2 — translation MKKHLMRPYSDPSFDRWSDSQRKAVLQDLVLSCSVEQLRFLSLSVSRQLPLQAADFTRLLPRALSLYLFSFLDPRSLCRCAQVNWQWKSIVELDQLWVPKCLRLGWLLSFSPTPFEQGVWKRHYIQTVQELRLSLLQSASSQQQFVVPDIAAASRGHKELSEIAAIRLEECPASTKQQPGSSSSTRLRKEKQPGAAPPWRDSDRRPKDTLRFNYLDNLDPIAQALRAQMRNSASTCCTNTSKADDGKKKTLSEANYKLRKAKSLMFLSSSSRPHRLPHDQTQTHPTWTSHSITDQLVIAEAAESLLHLSQWNAGIRPKPARTPVPRVSVEALRAFQRSHRSVPSTPLFEVQPWTASASHLQEKK, via the exons ATGAAGAAGCACCTAATGCGCCCTTACAGTGATCCCAGC TTTGACAGGTGGTCTGACAGTCAGAGGAAGGCGGTGCTGCAGGACTTGGTGTTGAGCTGTTCAGTGGAGCAGCTCAGGTTCCTGAGCCTCAGTGTGAGCAGACAGCTCCCCCTGCAGGCCGCAGACTTCACCCGCCTGCTCCCCAGAGCCCTCTCCCTCTATCTCTTCTCCTTCCTGGACCCACGCAGCCTCTGTCGATGTGCCCAG GTGAACTGGCAGTGGAAGAGCATTGTGGAGCTGGACCAGCTGTGGGTGCCCAAGTGTCTGAGGCTCGGCTGGCTCCTCAGCTTCTCCCCGACACCATTTGAGCAGGGCGTCTGGAAGAGACACTACATCCAGACAGTCCAGGAGCTGCGGCTGAGCCTCCTGCAG agtgcttcatcacagcagcagtttgtgGTTCCAGATATCGCAGCAGCAAGCCGTGGTCACAAAGAGCTGTCAGAAATAGCCGCCATCAGGTTGGAGGAGTGTCCAGCATCCACCAAGCAGCAACCTGGAAGCAGCTCCAGCACAAGATTGAGAAAGGAGAAGCAGCCAGGTGCAGCCCCACCATGGAGAGACTCTGACAGACGTCCCAAAGACACACTGCGCTTCAACTACCTGGACAATCTGGACCCCATCGCACAGGCGCTGAGAGC GCAGATGAGAAACAGCGCCTCCACCTGCTGCACTAACACATCAAAGGCGGAtgatgggaaaaagaaaacactctcTGAAGCAAATTATAAACTACGCAAAGCCAAATCGCTG ATGTTCCTCAGCTCCAGCAGCAGACCCCACCGTCTTCCTCATGATCAGACACAAACTCACCCCACGTGGACATCGCACAGTATCACTGATCAACTCGTCATTGCGGAGGCTGCTGAGAGCCTGCTCCACTTATCCCAGTGGAACGCCGGGATCCGTCCGAAGCCGGCGAGGACGCCGGTGCCTCGGGTGAGCGTGGAAGCGCTCAGGGCGTTCCAGCGTTCACACAGGAGCGTTCCCA GTACACCCCTGTTTGAGGTTCAGCCCTGGACTGCGTCTGCCTCACATTTGCAAGAGAAGAAGTAG
- the fam49a gene encoding protein FAM49A isoform X2 — MGNLLKVLTCTELEQGPNFFLDFENAQPTAGEREVWNQVNSVLQESESILGGLQSYKGAGQEIRDAIQNPSDHSLQEKAWNSVCPLVIKLKRFYSFSLKLEKALQSLLESLTCPPLTPTQHLEREQALAKQFAEILHFTLRFDELKMRNPAIQNDFSYYRRTISRNQINNMNLDIENEVNNEMANRMSLFYAEATPMLKTLSNATTSFVTENKTLPLENTTDCLSTMASVCKVMLETPEYSSRFSSEDTLLFCMRVMVGVIILYDHVHPNGAFNKSSKIDMKGCIKVLKDQPADNVEGLLNALKFTTKHLNDETTPKNIRTMLQ, encoded by the exons ATGGGGAATCTATTAAAAGTGCTCACTTGCACAGAGCTTGAACAGGGGCCAAACTTTTTCCTTGATTTTGAAA ATGCACAGCCAACAGCTGGAGAGCGTGAGGTGTGGAACCAGGTGAATTCAGTCCTCCAGGAGTCTGAGAGCATCCTGGGTGGCCTGCAGTCTTACAAAGGGGCTGGCCAGGAGATCAGAGAT GCGATCCAAAACCCCAGTGATCACAGCCTGCAGGAGAAAGCATGGAACTCTGTCTGCCCGCTCGTCATCAAACTCAAGAGGTTTTACAGCTTCTCCCTCAAACTAG agaagGCTCTGCAGAGTTTGCTGGAGTCTCTGACGTGTCCGCCCCTCACGCCCACTCAGCACCTGGAGAGGGAGCAGGCGCTGGCCAAACAGTTCGCTGAGATCCTCCACTTCACTCTGCGCTTTGATGAGCTCAAG ATGAGGAATCCTGCCATCCAGAATGACTTCAGCTACTACAGAAGGACCATCAGCAGAAACCAGATAAACAACATGAAC CTGGACATTGAGAATGAAGTCAACAACGAGATGGCCAACAGGATGTCTCTGTTCTACGCGGAGGCCACACCCATGCTGAAAACACTCAGCAATGCAACCACAAGCTTTGTAACAGAG AACAAGACGCTTCCACTGGAGAACACAACAGACTGTCTCAGCACCATGGCCAGCGTCTGTAAAGTCATGCTCGAGACGCC AGAGTATTCGAGTCGTTTCAGCAGTGAGGACACGCTCTTGTTTTGCATGAGGGTCATGGTTGGAGTCATCATTCTGTATGACCATGTCCACCCCAACGGCGCCTTCAACAAGTCCTCCAAGATAGat ATGAAAGGCTGCATAAAAGTCCTGAAGGACCAGCCAGCAGACAACGTGGAAGGCCTCCTGAATGCACTCAA ATTCACCACAAAACACCTGAATGACGAGACCACTCCAAAGAACATCCGGACGATGCTCCAGTAA
- the fam49a gene encoding protein FAM49A isoform X1: protein MGNLLKVLTREIENYPHFFLDFENAQPTAGEREVWNQVNSVLQESESILGGLQSYKGAGQEIRDAIQNPSDHSLQEKAWNSVCPLVIKLKRFYSFSLKLEKALQSLLESLTCPPLTPTQHLEREQALAKQFAEILHFTLRFDELKMRNPAIQNDFSYYRRTISRNQINNMNLDIENEVNNEMANRMSLFYAEATPMLKTLSNATTSFVTENKTLPLENTTDCLSTMASVCKVMLETPEYSSRFSSEDTLLFCMRVMVGVIILYDHVHPNGAFNKSSKIDMKGCIKVLKDQPADNVEGLLNALKFTTKHLNDETTPKNIRTMLQ, encoded by the exons ATGGGTAACCTGCTAAAAGTCCTAACAAGGGAAATAGAGAACTATCCACACTTTTTCCTGGACTTTGAAA ATGCACAGCCAACAGCTGGAGAGCGTGAGGTGTGGAACCAGGTGAATTCAGTCCTCCAGGAGTCTGAGAGCATCCTGGGTGGCCTGCAGTCTTACAAAGGGGCTGGCCAGGAGATCAGAGAT GCGATCCAAAACCCCAGTGATCACAGCCTGCAGGAGAAAGCATGGAACTCTGTCTGCCCGCTCGTCATCAAACTCAAGAGGTTTTACAGCTTCTCCCTCAAACTAG agaagGCTCTGCAGAGTTTGCTGGAGTCTCTGACGTGTCCGCCCCTCACGCCCACTCAGCACCTGGAGAGGGAGCAGGCGCTGGCCAAACAGTTCGCTGAGATCCTCCACTTCACTCTGCGCTTTGATGAGCTCAAG ATGAGGAATCCTGCCATCCAGAATGACTTCAGCTACTACAGAAGGACCATCAGCAGAAACCAGATAAACAACATGAAC CTGGACATTGAGAATGAAGTCAACAACGAGATGGCCAACAGGATGTCTCTGTTCTACGCGGAGGCCACACCCATGCTGAAAACACTCAGCAATGCAACCACAAGCTTTGTAACAGAG AACAAGACGCTTCCACTGGAGAACACAACAGACTGTCTCAGCACCATGGCCAGCGTCTGTAAAGTCATGCTCGAGACGCC AGAGTATTCGAGTCGTTTCAGCAGTGAGGACACGCTCTTGTTTTGCATGAGGGTCATGGTTGGAGTCATCATTCTGTATGACCATGTCCACCCCAACGGCGCCTTCAACAAGTCCTCCAAGATAGat ATGAAAGGCTGCATAAAAGTCCTGAAGGACCAGCCAGCAGACAACGTGGAAGGCCTCCTGAATGCACTCAA ATTCACCACAAAACACCTGAATGACGAGACCACTCCAAAGAACATCCGGACGATGCTCCAGTAA
- the fbxo16 gene encoding F-box only protein 16 isoform X3 translates to MALATRSFASCAKTQTKLSTWTPLSNPRANSKVFEERRSLLAKWFDRWSDSQRKAVLQDLVLSCSVEQLRFLSLSVSRQLPLQAADFTRLLPRALSLYLFSFLDPRSLCRCAQVNWQWKSIVELDQLWVPKCLRLGWLLSFSPTPFEQGVWKRHYIQTVQELRLSLLQSASSQQQFVVPDIAAASRGHKELSEIAAIRLEECPASTKQQPGSSSSTRLRKEKQPGAAPPWRDSDRRPKDTLRFNYLDNLDPIAQALRACSSAPAADPTVFLMIRHKLTPRGHRTVSLINSSLRRLLRACSTYPSGTPGSVRSRRGRRCLG, encoded by the exons ATGGCACTTGCAACAAGATCTTTTGCAAGCTGTGCGAAGACGCAGACCAAACTGAGCACCTGGACACCTCTGAGCAACCCACGGGCCAACAGCAAG GTGTTTGAAGAGAGACGAAGCCTTCTAGCAAAGTGG TTTGACAGGTGGTCTGACAGTCAGAGGAAGGCGGTGCTGCAGGACTTGGTGTTGAGCTGTTCAGTGGAGCAGCTCAGGTTCCTGAGCCTCAGTGTGAGCAGACAGCTCCCCCTGCAGGCCGCAGACTTCACCCGCCTGCTCCCCAGAGCCCTCTCCCTCTATCTCTTCTCCTTCCTGGACCCACGCAGCCTCTGTCGATGTGCCCAG GTGAACTGGCAGTGGAAGAGCATTGTGGAGCTGGACCAGCTGTGGGTGCCCAAGTGTCTGAGGCTCGGCTGGCTCCTCAGCTTCTCCCCGACACCATTTGAGCAGGGCGTCTGGAAGAGACACTACATCCAGACAGTCCAGGAGCTGCGGCTGAGCCTCCTGCAG agtgcttcatcacagcagcagtttgtgGTTCCAGATATCGCAGCAGCAAGCCGTGGTCACAAAGAGCTGTCAGAAATAGCCGCCATCAGGTTGGAGGAGTGTCCAGCATCCACCAAGCAGCAACCTGGAAGCAGCTCCAGCACAAGATTGAGAAAGGAGAAGCAGCCAGGTGCAGCCCCACCATGGAGAGACTCTGACAGACGTCCCAAAGACACACTGCGCTTCAACTACCTGGACAATCTGGACCCCATCGCACAGGCGCTGAGAGC ATGTTCCTCAGCTCCAGCAGCAGACCCCACCGTCTTCCTCATGATCAGACACAAACTCACCCCACGTGGACATCGCACAGTATCACTGATCAACTCGTCATTGCGGAGGCTGCTGAGAGCCTGCTCCACTTATCCCAGTGGAACGCCGGGATCCGTCCGAAGCCGGCGAGGACGCCGGTGCCTCGGGTGA
- the fbxo16 gene encoding F-box only protein 16 isoform X1, translated as MALATRSFASCAKTQTKLSTWTPLSNPRANSKVFEERRSLLAKWFDRWSDSQRKAVLQDLVLSCSVEQLRFLSLSVSRQLPLQAADFTRLLPRALSLYLFSFLDPRSLCRCAQVNWQWKSIVELDQLWVPKCLRLGWLLSFSPTPFEQGVWKRHYIQTVQELRLSLLQSASSQQQFVVPDIAAASRGHKELSEIAAIRLEECPASTKQQPGSSSSTRLRKEKQPGAAPPWRDSDRRPKDTLRFNYLDNLDPIAQALRAQMRNSASTCCTNTSKADDGKKKTLSEANYKLRKAKSLMFLSSSSRPHRLPHDQTQTHPTWTSHSITDQLVIAEAAESLLHLSQWNAGIRPKPARTPVPRVSVEALRAFQRSHRSVPSTPLFEVQPWTASASHLQEKK; from the exons ATGGCACTTGCAACAAGATCTTTTGCAAGCTGTGCGAAGACGCAGACCAAACTGAGCACCTGGACACCTCTGAGCAACCCACGGGCCAACAGCAAG GTGTTTGAAGAGAGACGAAGCCTTCTAGCAAAGTGG TTTGACAGGTGGTCTGACAGTCAGAGGAAGGCGGTGCTGCAGGACTTGGTGTTGAGCTGTTCAGTGGAGCAGCTCAGGTTCCTGAGCCTCAGTGTGAGCAGACAGCTCCCCCTGCAGGCCGCAGACTTCACCCGCCTGCTCCCCAGAGCCCTCTCCCTCTATCTCTTCTCCTTCCTGGACCCACGCAGCCTCTGTCGATGTGCCCAG GTGAACTGGCAGTGGAAGAGCATTGTGGAGCTGGACCAGCTGTGGGTGCCCAAGTGTCTGAGGCTCGGCTGGCTCCTCAGCTTCTCCCCGACACCATTTGAGCAGGGCGTCTGGAAGAGACACTACATCCAGACAGTCCAGGAGCTGCGGCTGAGCCTCCTGCAG agtgcttcatcacagcagcagtttgtgGTTCCAGATATCGCAGCAGCAAGCCGTGGTCACAAAGAGCTGTCAGAAATAGCCGCCATCAGGTTGGAGGAGTGTCCAGCATCCACCAAGCAGCAACCTGGAAGCAGCTCCAGCACAAGATTGAGAAAGGAGAAGCAGCCAGGTGCAGCCCCACCATGGAGAGACTCTGACAGACGTCCCAAAGACACACTGCGCTTCAACTACCTGGACAATCTGGACCCCATCGCACAGGCGCTGAGAGC GCAGATGAGAAACAGCGCCTCCACCTGCTGCACTAACACATCAAAGGCGGAtgatgggaaaaagaaaacactctcTGAAGCAAATTATAAACTACGCAAAGCCAAATCGCTG ATGTTCCTCAGCTCCAGCAGCAGACCCCACCGTCTTCCTCATGATCAGACACAAACTCACCCCACGTGGACATCGCACAGTATCACTGATCAACTCGTCATTGCGGAGGCTGCTGAGAGCCTGCTCCACTTATCCCAGTGGAACGCCGGGATCCGTCCGAAGCCGGCGAGGACGCCGGTGCCTCGGGTGAGCGTGGAAGCGCTCAGGGCGTTCCAGCGTTCACACAGGAGCGTTCCCA GTACACCCCTGTTTGAGGTTCAGCCCTGGACTGCGTCTGCCTCACATTTGCAAGAGAAGAAGTAG